Proteins encoded by one window of Silvibacterium dinghuense:
- the kdpA gene encoding potassium-transporting ATPase subunit KdpA: MTANGWLQILLLLAAVVILMRPLGLYMAAVFEGRKTFLDPVIRPVEMLVYRLCGVKHEEEMNWREYGTAVMLFSFVSMLLTYAIQRLQHILPWNPQGLPGVEQALAWNTASSFTTNTNWQSYVPEATMSYFTQMVGLAYHNFLSGAVGIAVAIALLRGIARKQSSTIGNFWVDSTRSVLYILLPICLILAPVLIGQGVVQNLHPYTTAHTLENGTQTIAQGPIASQEAIKMLGTNGGGFLNANSAHPFENPTPFSNFLEILAMFLIPAALTVTLGRMAGSPGHGWAVFSCMLLLWLVSVFCIYAAETHAHPLLHGVDQQHTALQDGGNQEGKEIRFGQAGSALFAGTTTDISCGAVNGMHDSFTPLGGLVVLANIMLGEIVFGGVGSGLYGMLIYVVLAVFIAGLMVGRTPEYLGKKIEAFDVKMAMLYVLIFPLLILVLTAISVLAPQMGLSSLNNGGPHGLTEILYAFTSAAGNNGSAFAGLNANTHWYNIALGFTMLSGRFLMMVPMIALAGNLAQKKSVPPSPGTFPVNSSLFTILLTGVILIVGALTFFPVLSLGPILEHLLLKQGVLF; this comes from the coding sequence GGCCTTTACATGGCTGCTGTATTCGAAGGGCGTAAAACCTTCCTCGATCCCGTCATCCGCCCCGTCGAGATGCTGGTCTACCGACTCTGCGGCGTCAAGCACGAGGAAGAGATGAACTGGCGTGAATACGGCACAGCCGTCATGCTCTTCAGCTTCGTCTCCATGCTGCTGACCTATGCCATCCAGCGGCTCCAGCATATCCTCCCCTGGAACCCGCAGGGTCTGCCCGGCGTCGAGCAGGCCCTGGCCTGGAATACAGCCAGCTCTTTCACCACCAACACCAACTGGCAGTCGTACGTACCCGAAGCCACCATGAGCTACTTCACGCAGATGGTCGGCCTCGCCTATCACAACTTCCTCAGTGGAGCAGTCGGCATCGCTGTCGCCATTGCCCTCCTGCGCGGCATCGCACGCAAGCAGTCCTCGACCATCGGCAACTTCTGGGTCGACAGCACGCGCAGCGTCCTCTACATTCTGCTGCCCATCTGCCTCATCCTCGCGCCGGTGCTCATCGGCCAGGGCGTCGTGCAGAACCTGCATCCTTACACCACCGCGCACACGCTCGAAAACGGCACGCAGACCATCGCCCAGGGCCCTATCGCTTCGCAGGAAGCAATCAAGATGCTCGGCACCAATGGCGGCGGTTTCCTGAACGCCAACAGCGCGCATCCGTTTGAGAACCCCACCCCCTTCAGCAATTTCCTTGAGATTCTCGCCATGTTCCTCATCCCCGCGGCGCTCACTGTCACGCTGGGACGCATGGCAGGCTCGCCCGGACATGGCTGGGCGGTCTTCTCCTGCATGCTGCTGCTATGGCTGGTCAGCGTCTTCTGCATTTATGCGGCGGAAACGCACGCCCATCCGCTCCTGCACGGCGTCGATCAGCAGCACACCGCATTACAGGATGGCGGCAACCAGGAGGGCAAGGAGATCCGCTTCGGCCAGGCCGGCTCGGCGCTCTTCGCCGGAACGACGACCGACATCAGCTGCGGCGCAGTCAACGGCATGCATGACTCCTTCACCCCGCTCGGCGGCCTCGTCGTCCTCGCCAACATCATGCTCGGGGAAATCGTCTTCGGCGGCGTCGGCTCCGGTCTCTACGGCATGCTCATCTATGTCGTGCTGGCTGTCTTTATCGCCGGTCTCATGGTCGGCCGTACCCCGGAATACCTCGGCAAGAAGATCGAAGCCTTTGACGTGAAGATGGCCATGCTCTATGTGCTCATCTTCCCGCTCCTCATTCTCGTGCTCACGGCGATTTCCGTGCTCGCGCCGCAGATGGGTCTTTCCAGCCTCAATAACGGTGGCCCGCACGGCCTGACGGAAATCCTCTACGCCTTCACCTCGGCTGCCGGCAACAACGGCTCGGCCTTTGCCGGACTCAATGCGAATACCCACTGGTACAACATCGCGCTCGGCTTCACCATGCTTTCCGGTCGCTTCCTGATGATGGTGCCGATGATTGCCCTGGCCGGAAATCTTGCCCAGAAGAAGAGCGTACCGCCTTCACCGGGAACCTTCCCCGTGAACTCCTCGCTCTTCACCATTCTGCTCACCGGCGTCATCCTCATCGTCGGCGCGCTGACTTTCTTCCCCGTACTCTCGCTCGGACCGATCCTCGAGCACCTGCTGCTGAAGCAGGGAGTCCTTTTCTAA
- the kdpB gene encoding potassium-transporting ATPase subunit KdpB gives MAEKQSLWNPAILGQAAVGAITKLNPRLMLKNPVMFVVEVGSVLTTALLIQDVVLHRPIGFNLQITLWLWFTVLFANFAEAMAEGRGKAQADTLRKAKGETMAYRYNEHGSLEAVSSSALRSGDVIKVEAGQFIAGDGEVIEGVASVDESAITGESAPVIREAGGDRSAVTGGTRVLSDWVKIRITSNPGETFLDRMIALVEGASRQKTPNEIALSILLSGLTIIFLLAVTTLQPFAIYSHAPQTIFVLVSLLVCLIPTTIGGLLSAIGIAGMDRLVQYNVLAMSGRAVEAAGDVNTLLLDKTGTITLGNRQATEFFPAPDISTERLADAAQLASFSDETPEGRSIVVLAKEKYNLRGRDLTNMRAEFVPFSAQTRMSGIDLPGTAIRKGSADAIARFLEQQGSSLPRKVSDKVEEIARMGGTPLVVAENSTALGVVYLKDIVKGGLKDRLARLRAMGIRTIMITGDNPLTAAVIAREAGVDDFLAEAKPKDKMDLIKREQAKGKLVAMTGDGTNDAPALAQADVGVAMNSGTQAAKEAGNMVDLDSNPTKLIEIVEIGKQLLMTRGALTTFSIANDVAKYFAIIPAMFAGAFPVLNALNIMHLATPHSAILSAVIFNALIIIGLIPLALKGVKYEPKSAAALLRRNLLIYGVGGVIVPFIGIKAIDIVITALHLA, from the coding sequence ATGGCAGAAAAACAGAGTCTCTGGAATCCGGCGATCCTCGGGCAGGCGGCGGTGGGCGCCATCACCAAGCTCAATCCCCGCCTGATGCTCAAGAATCCGGTCATGTTCGTCGTCGAGGTCGGCAGCGTCCTCACCACTGCGCTGCTTATTCAGGACGTCGTCCTGCACCGGCCCATCGGTTTCAATCTTCAGATCACCCTTTGGCTGTGGTTTACCGTGCTCTTCGCCAACTTCGCCGAAGCCATGGCCGAAGGCCGTGGCAAGGCCCAGGCAGACACGCTGCGCAAAGCCAAAGGCGAAACCATGGCCTACCGCTACAACGAGCACGGCTCTCTTGAGGCCGTATCCAGCTCCGCGCTTCGCTCCGGGGATGTCATCAAGGTAGAAGCCGGCCAGTTCATCGCCGGCGACGGCGAGGTTATCGAAGGCGTGGCCTCGGTCGACGAATCGGCCATCACCGGCGAGTCCGCGCCCGTCATCCGTGAAGCCGGCGGCGACCGCTCGGCCGTCACCGGCGGCACGCGCGTCCTCTCCGACTGGGTGAAAATCCGCATCACCTCCAACCCCGGCGAAACCTTCCTCGACCGCATGATCGCGCTCGTCGAAGGGGCTTCGCGGCAGAAGACCCCGAATGAGATTGCGCTGAGCATCCTGCTCTCCGGCCTCACCATCATCTTCCTGCTCGCCGTCACCACGCTCCAGCCCTTTGCCATTTACTCGCACGCGCCGCAGACCATCTTCGTGCTCGTCTCGTTGCTCGTCTGCCTGATTCCCACCACCATCGGCGGCCTGCTCTCCGCCATCGGCATCGCCGGCATGGATCGTCTTGTGCAATACAACGTCCTTGCCATGTCCGGCCGTGCTGTCGAAGCAGCGGGCGACGTCAACACTCTGCTGCTCGACAAGACTGGCACCATCACCCTCGGCAACCGCCAGGCTACGGAATTCTTCCCTGCTCCCGACATCAGCACCGAGCGCCTTGCCGACGCCGCGCAGCTCGCATCTTTCTCGGATGAAACCCCGGAAGGCCGCTCCATCGTCGTCCTTGCTAAGGAGAAGTACAACCTCCGCGGCCGCGACCTCACCAACATGCGCGCCGAGTTCGTGCCCTTCAGCGCGCAGACCCGCATGTCCGGCATCGATCTCCCCGGCACCGCGATCCGCAAAGGCTCTGCCGATGCTATCGCCCGCTTCCTCGAGCAGCAGGGCTCAAGCCTGCCGCGCAAGGTCAGCGATAAGGTCGAAGAGATCGCCCGCATGGGCGGCACGCCGCTCGTCGTCGCGGAGAACTCCACCGCGCTCGGCGTCGTCTACCTCAAGGACATCGTCAAGGGCGGCCTCAAGGATCGTCTCGCCCGCCTGCGCGCCATGGGCATCCGCACCATCATGATCACCGGCGACAATCCCCTCACCGCCGCTGTAATCGCCCGCGAAGCCGGTGTCGACGACTTCCTCGCCGAAGCCAAGCCCAAAGACAAGATGGACCTCATCAAGCGCGAGCAGGCCAAGGGCAAGCTCGTTGCCATGACCGGGGACGGCACCAACGACGCACCCGCGCTCGCTCAGGCGGACGTAGGCGTCGCCATGAACTCCGGTACGCAGGCCGCGAAAGAAGCCGGCAACATGGTCGATCTCGACTCCAACCCTACCAAGCTCATCGAGATTGTGGAGATCGGCAAACAGCTTCTCATGACCCGTGGCGCGCTCACCACCTTCTCCATCGCCAACGACGTGGCGAAGTACTTTGCCATCATCCCGGCGATGTTCGCCGGCGCTTTCCCGGTGCTCAATGCGCTGAATATCATGCACCTGGCCACGCCGCATTCTGCGATTCTCTCCGCCGTGATATTTAACGCGTTAATCATCATCGGCCTCATCCCGCTGGCGCTCAAGGGCGTCAAGTACGAACCGAAATCGGCGGCGGCTCTGCTGCGCCGCAATCTGCTCATCTACGGTGTGGGAGGCGTCATCGTCCCCTTCATCGGCATCAAGGCGATCGATATCGTCATCACCGCTCTTCACCTGGCGTAA
- the kdpC gene encoding potassium-transporting ATPase subunit KdpC, translating into MTSQLNIAIRFTLVTTLLLGILYPLAVTGFAHFTMPAKADGELIQHNGQVLGSELLGQSFAGDSYFHGRPSAAGNGYDASNSGGSNLAQSSKKLVDRISGDVATYQKSNPGQPVPIDLVTTSGSGLDPDISPAAALYQVHRVAAARHLSDDTVRALVEQHITGRQFGILGEPRVNVLALNLALDAQSK; encoded by the coding sequence ATGACCTCGCAACTCAATATCGCCATCCGCTTCACGCTGGTCACTACACTGCTGCTGGGAATTCTCTATCCGCTCGCCGTAACCGGGTTTGCGCACTTCACCATGCCCGCAAAGGCCGATGGCGAACTCATCCAGCACAACGGTCAGGTTCTCGGCTCCGAGCTTCTCGGGCAGAGCTTCGCCGGAGACAGCTACTTCCACGGCCGTCCTTCTGCTGCCGGCAACGGGTATGACGCCTCCAATTCCGGAGGCTCCAACCTTGCGCAGTCCAGCAAGAAACTTGTCGACCGCATTTCCGGGGATGTCGCTACATATCAGAAGAGCAACCCGGGCCAGCCCGTGCCGATCGATCTCGTCACCACTTCCGGCTCCGGCCTCGATCCGGATATCAGCCCCGCAGCCGCGCTCTACCAGGTGCATCGCGTCGCCGCAGCCCGTCATCTGTCCGATGACACCGTGCGCGCGCTCGTCGAACAGCACATCACCGGACGCCAGTTCGGTATTCTCGGCGAGCCGCGCGTTAACGTGCTCGCTCTCAACCTTGCACTGGACGCTCAGTCGAAGTAG
- a CDS encoding aminotransferase class V-fold PLP-dependent enzyme, which translates to MSRIAQAVAAFAGRPLEEGLIQRHLAPLFSRVLASDRIYLANHSLGRPLDAMADDLAEAVSVWYRGLDEAWAPWLAEQEAFRARIARMIHAPRPDCIVPKASAGQGLRTVLNALPGRLRVLTTRGEFDSIDVILRQYAAMGEIELRWIDADSEGSYHVDALIAALEAGVDLVVVSMVMFMTGQLLDGLEKLAVACHRHEARLLVDAYHAVGVVPVDVQQLGADFLIGGSYKYLRGGPGACYLYLSPQVMGEGLKPLDIGWFAKEETFAYERPDPPLLKQGGDGFLESTPPVFTYYQARSGQEFVQAMGIERLRAYSLQQLALLRGLLDAEGIGPMRGGDGAHGAFLSIYAKDAKAWVQALEREGIVCDARGPWLRLCPDCLTREEEMRTAAKALGRLRRSTM; encoded by the coding sequence ATGAGCCGTATCGCGCAGGCGGTGGCAGCATTTGCAGGAAGGCCGCTTGAAGAAGGTCTGATCCAACGGCATCTTGCGCCGCTGTTTTCGCGGGTGCTGGCGAGCGATCGCATCTACCTCGCCAATCATTCGCTGGGCAGACCGCTGGACGCCATGGCTGATGACCTGGCGGAGGCGGTGAGCGTCTGGTATCGCGGGCTGGATGAGGCGTGGGCTCCATGGCTCGCAGAGCAGGAGGCATTTCGCGCGCGTATCGCACGGATGATTCATGCGCCTCGGCCGGATTGCATTGTGCCGAAGGCCTCGGCCGGCCAGGGACTGCGCACGGTGTTGAATGCGCTGCCGGGCAGGCTGCGGGTGTTGACGACGCGAGGCGAGTTCGACTCGATTGACGTGATCCTGCGGCAATATGCAGCGATGGGTGAGATTGAGCTGCGATGGATCGACGCGGATTCTGAGGGCTCCTATCATGTCGACGCGCTGATTGCAGCGCTGGAGGCTGGAGTCGACCTGGTGGTGGTCTCGATGGTGATGTTTATGACCGGGCAGCTGCTGGATGGACTTGAGAAGCTGGCTGTGGCCTGTCATCGCCATGAAGCCCGACTGCTGGTCGATGCCTATCATGCCGTTGGCGTGGTGCCGGTGGATGTGCAGCAACTGGGCGCGGACTTCTTAATCGGTGGCAGTTACAAATATCTGCGCGGAGGGCCGGGGGCTTGCTACCTGTATCTTTCACCGCAGGTGATGGGCGAGGGGTTGAAGCCGCTGGATATCGGATGGTTCGCGAAAGAAGAGACATTCGCATACGAGCGGCCTGATCCTCCTCTGCTGAAGCAGGGAGGCGATGGCTTTCTCGAATCCACCCCACCGGTTTTTACCTATTACCAGGCACGCAGCGGCCAGGAGTTTGTGCAGGCGATGGGGATCGAGCGGCTGCGGGCATATAGTCTGCAGCAGCTTGCGCTATTACGTGGCCTTCTGGACGCTGAGGGGATTGGACCGATGCGCGGCGGAGACGGCGCTCATGGCGCGTTTCTTTCGATTTATGCGAAGGATGCAAAGGCGTGGGTGCAGGCGCTGGAGCGTGAGGGTATTGTCTGCGACGCGCGCGGGCCATGGCTGAGGCTTTGTCCGGATTGTCTTACGCGGGAAGAGGAGATGCGTACTGCGGCGAAGGCCTTGGGACGCCTTCGCCGCAGTACGATGTAA
- a CDS encoding tryptophan 2,3-dioxygenase — translation MDENRRPLESSIVTDFADRMSYAGYLCLPQLLSQQKPLSNPPHHDEMLFIIQHQVSELWIKQMIHELEAAMRLVRGDQLDPCFKILSRVKLIQMQLFEQWAVLETLTPSEYMEFRGVLGHASGFQSYQYRKLEFLLGNKNREALKVFAHDEVIHADLLDALTAPSLYDEFLLHLKRRGLAVPEGCLDRDWSEPHQRSDELVAVLREIYEHPRAYWDAYEMCEKLVDVEEYFQLWRFRHMKTVERIIGFRQGTGGSSGVGFLRQALELTFFPELLAVRTGLRQK, via the coding sequence TTGGACGAGAATCGCAGGCCGCTTGAATCGAGTATCGTGACGGATTTTGCCGATCGCATGAGTTATGCAGGGTATCTGTGCCTGCCGCAGTTGCTTTCGCAGCAGAAGCCGCTTTCCAATCCTCCTCACCACGACGAGATGCTGTTTATTATTCAGCACCAGGTCTCGGAGCTATGGATCAAGCAGATGATTCATGAGCTGGAGGCGGCGATGCGGTTGGTGCGGGGGGATCAACTCGATCCGTGCTTCAAGATTTTGTCGCGGGTGAAGCTCATCCAGATGCAGCTGTTCGAGCAGTGGGCGGTGCTTGAAACGCTGACCCCTTCGGAGTACATGGAGTTTCGCGGGGTGCTGGGACATGCTTCCGGCTTTCAGTCCTATCAGTACCGGAAGCTGGAGTTTCTCCTGGGCAATAAGAATCGCGAGGCGCTGAAGGTGTTTGCGCACGATGAGGTCATCCACGCGGACCTGCTGGACGCGCTGACGGCGCCGAGCCTGTACGACGAATTTCTGCTGCATCTGAAGCGGCGCGGACTGGCCGTGCCGGAGGGGTGCCTGGATCGGGACTGGAGTGAGCCGCACCAGCGCTCGGATGAGCTGGTGGCCGTGCTTCGCGAGATCTATGAGCATCCGCGGGCCTACTGGGATGCCTATGAGATGTGCGAAAAGCTGGTGGATGTGGAGGAGTACTTCCAGCTCTGGCGCTTCCGGCACATGAAGACGGTGGAGCGGATTATCGGGTTCCGGCAGGGAACAGGCGGGTCGTCTGGCGTGGGCTTTCTGCGGCAGGCATTGGAGCTAACCTTTTTCCCGGAGCTGTTAGCTGTACGGACCGGGCTGAGGCAGAAATGA